One Paramisgurnus dabryanus chromosome 8, PD_genome_1.1, whole genome shotgun sequence DNA window includes the following coding sequences:
- the dyrk1ab gene encoding dual-specificity tyrosine-(Y)-phosphorylation regulated kinase 1A, b isoform X2, giving the protein MAAPMPHSHQQYSDCHQQSTDQSVTVLPYSEQAQALTASQRHMPQCFRDPTLAPLRKLSIDLIKTYKHINEVYYAKKKRRHQQGQGEDSSHKKERKVFNDGYDDENYDYIVKNGEKWMDRYEIDSLIGKGSFGQVVKAYDRAEQEWVAIKIIKNKKAFLNQAQIEVRLLELMNKHDTEMKYYIVHLKRHFKFRNHLCLVFEMLSYNLYDLLRNTNFRGVSLNLTRKFAQQLCTALLFLATPELSIIHCDLKPENILLCNPKRSAIKIVDFGSSCQLGQRIYQYIQSRFYRSPEVLLGMPYDLAIDMWSLGCILVEMHTGEPLFSGANEVDQMNKIVEVLGIPPSHIMDLAPKARKFFEKLSDGTWSVKKTKDGKRYKPPASRKIHAILGVECGGPGGRRAGESGHAVADYLKFKDLILRMLDYDPKTRIQPYYALQHSFFKKTADEGTNTSSSVSTSPALEQSQSSGTTSSTSSSSGGSSGTSTSGRARSDPTHHHRHSGGHFGTVMPPIDCDNLCPQTRQPYHPPVVWPGIVGPDPVTVETHPVQETTFHVPPQHPKALHPHHHHHHGQVIATRPRPRLYNSPTNSASTQDSMEVVHGHLSMTSLSSSASSSSTSSSSTGNHGNQAYQLRQLPANSLDFRQIGSMGLGAFSNPRQETGMAGHPTYPVATNTGTGHFITEGHLGMRQGIDREDSPMTGVCVQQSSMASS; this is encoded by the exons ATGGCTGCTCCCATGCCTCATTCACACCAGCAGTACAGTGACTGTCACCAACAGAGTACAGACCAGTCTGTCACTGTACTGCCATACAGTGAACAGGCACAAGCACTCACTGCCAGCCAG AGGCACATGCCCCAGTGCTTTCGTGACCCTACTTTAGCTCCTCTGAGGAAGCTCTCCATAGACCTGATCAAAACCTACAAACACATCAATGAG GTGTATTATGCAAAAAAGAAACGACGGCATCAACAGGGTCAAGGTGAGGACTCAAGCCACAAGAAGGAAAGAAAAGTATTCAATGATGGCTATGATGATGAGAACTACGACTACATTGTCAAAAATGGGGAGAAATGGATGGACCGCTATGAAATTGACTCTTTAATTGGAAAAGGGTCATTTGGACAG GTTGTAAAAGCCTACGACCGTGCTGAGCAAGAGTGGGTAGCAATTAAGATTATCAAGAACAAAAAGGCCTTTCTCAATCAAGCTCAGATTGAAGTACGGCTTCTCGAGCTTATGAACAAACATGACACTGAGATGAAATACTATATAG TACACTTGAAACGGCACTTCAAGTTCCGGAATCATCTTTGCTTAGTATTTGAAATGTTGTCATACAACCTGTATGACTTGTTAAGAAACACGAACTTCAGAGGTGTCTCTTTGAATCTGACACGAAAGTTTGCCCAGCAGTTGTGTACAGCACTGCTATTTCTTGCCACACCTGAGCTCAGCATCATCCACTGTGATCTAAAGCCAGAGAACATCCTGCTATGTAACCCCAAGAGAAGTGCCATCAAAATAGTGGACTTCGGGAGCTCCTGCCAACTGGGACAAAGG ATATATCAGTACATCCAGAGTCGATTCTACCGCTCCCCTGAAGTTTTATTGGGAATGCCATATGATCTGGCCATAGACATGTGGTCACTAGGATGTATCCTGGTGGAAATGCATACAGGGGAGCCTCTGTTTAGTGGAGCCAATGAG GTGGACCAAATGAACAAAATTGTTGAAGTACTTGGGATCCCTCCTAGTCACATTATGGACCTAGCACCAAAAGCCAGGAAATTTTTTGAGAAGTTGTCAGATGGGACATGGAGTGTTAAGAAGACCAAAGATGGGAAAAGG TACAAACCTCCAGCATCTCGAAAAATCCATGCCATCTTGGGAGTGGAATGTGGTGGACCAGGCGGTCGCCGGGCTGGAGAATCTGGCCACGCAGTAGCTGACTACTTGAAGTTCAAGGACCTCATCCTCAGAATGCTGGACTATGACCCCAAGACGCGAATTCAGCCCTACTATGCTCTCCAGCACAGTTTCTTCAAGAAAACGGCAGATGAGGGAACCAATACGAGTAGTAGTGTGTCGACAAGTCCTGCACTTGAGCAGTCACAGTCATCAGGGACCACTTCTAGTACATCCTCAAGCTCAG GAGGATCATCTGGAACAAGCACCAGTGGGAGAGCAAGATCTGATCCAACTCACCACCATCGGCATAGTGGTGGGCATTTCGGTACAGTCATGCCCCCCATAGACTGTGACAACCTTTGCCCTCAG ACAAGACAGCCTTACCATCCACCAGTAGTATGGCCTGGAATTGTAGGACCAGATCCTGTCACTGTAGAGACTCATCCAGTCCAGGAAACCACTTTTCACGTGCCTCCCCAGCATCCCAAGGCATTGCACCcccatcaccatcatcatcacGGACAGGTCATAGCAACTCGACCACGACCGCGACTCTACAACTCGCCCACCAACAGCGCCTCCACTCAAGACTCCATGGAGGTGGTGCACGGCCATCTGTCTATGACATCCCTGTCTTCCTCGGCATCCTCTTCCTCCACATCTTCCTCTTCCACAGGAAACCACGGCAACCAGGCTTACCAGCTTCGCCAGCTTCCTGCCAATTCCCTGGACTTTAGACAAATTGGGAGTATGGGTTTGGGTGCCTTCTCAAATCCTCGCCAAGAGACTGGTATGGCTGGACATCCTACGTACCCCGTTGCCACAAACACAGGAACTGGTCACTTTATAACAGAGGGACACCTAGGCATGAGACAAGGGATTGATAGGGAAGATTCACCGATGACTGGAGTCTGTGTTCAGCAGAGCTCAATGGCCAGCTCGTGA
- the alcamb gene encoding activated leukocyte cell adhesion molecule b, with amino-acid sequence MHWTALLTCVLAVSVMNQVSSLETVTANYGETVKIPCNNGLLKAEDVDIIKWKYDTDSSILVKRAGKNATIADNVNYKTRVSIQEDFSLVITKVTMADQRTFTCMVSGNDILEYSVQLQIYKAPSQPQITKQANVMEIGKMTALAQCHTEGANPPAVILWIKNKATLSNSTVVKITTTKDVDSVTGLSATTSLLEYAAVKEDIDAKFTCRVQHPKSADMDSSPLNFTVNYPTEKVELQVGSKGPFKEGDNVTLKCTADGNPPPTSYNFYIKGEKKTVENSNTYTLRNITRAHTGEYKCSLVDKEDLADSKQITVDYLEVVLSSTGKVVKKLGESFETTLDVKASGTTQTSWKKGKTKLESLPKFDNLKYSDSGVYEGVVTMNGLVKTKTFELIVEGAPVIKDLFKKRADGSSNKVLSCEAEGSPKPTVQWSINSTNVHETDYVDGRITYSITLIPKVNLTVSCTVSNALGYAVSSINISTLADDVTMDKQDQTDEYGDQTTMVVGIIIGVLLALLAIALAYWLYLKKYRQGTWKTGEKEDGSAEESKKLEENQSQKADV; translated from the exons ATGCACTGGACTGCCTTGCTCACGTGTGTGCTCGCCGTGTCGGTGATGAATCAAG TGAGCAGTTTGGAAACGGTCACTGCCAATTATGGCGAGACTGTTAAAATCCCATGCAACAATGGACTTCTCAAAGCAGAGGATGTCGATATTATCAAATGGAAATAT GATACAGATAGCAGTATACTGGTGAAACGTGCAGGTAAGAATGCCACCATTGCGGATAATGTGAACTACAAGACGAGAGTCAGTATTCAAGAGGACTTCAGTCTTGTCATCACCAAAGTGACTATGGCTGATCAGAGAACATTCACCTGCATGGTGTCAGGCAACGACATTCTAGAATACTCTGTCCAACTGCAGATTTATA AGGCTCCGTCGCAACCTCAGATCACAAAACAAGCAAATGTGATGGAGATCGGCAAAATGACTGCG CTAGCGCAGTGCCATACCGAAGGGGCCAATCCACCTGCCGTCATTTTATGGATTAAGAACAAAGCTACACTGTCTAACAGTACAG TGGTTAAAATCACAACTACTAAGGATGTTGATAGCGTGACGGGACTTTCTGCCACCACTTCTTTACTGGAATATGCAGCGGTAAAGGAGGACATTGATGCCAAATTCACCTGTCGGGTTCAACACCCTAAGTCAGCTGACATGGATTCATCACCGCTTAACTTCACAGTGAACT ACCCCACTGAGAAGGTCGAACTCCAGGTGGGGTCCAAGGGCCCTTTTAAGGAAGGAGATAACGTGACCCTTAAATGCACAGCAGATGGGAACCCTCCTCCAACAAGCTACAACTTCTACATCAAG GGTGAGAAAAAGACGGTGGAAAACTCAAACACATACACCTTGAGGAACATCACTCGCGCCCACACTGGAGAATACAAATGCTCTCTGGTGGACAAAGAAGATTTGGCGGATTCTAAACAAATCACTGTTGATT ACCTCGAGGTGGTCCTCAGCAGCACCGGTAAAGTTGTAAAGAAACTAGGCGAGAGCTTTGAGACCACTCTGGATGTTAAAGCATCAGGAACGACGCAAACGTCTTGGAAAAAG GGCAAAACCAAGCTGGAGAGCCTGCCAAAGTTCGACAACCTGAAGTATTCTGATTCTGGAGTTTATGAGGGTGTTGTTACGATGAATGGCCTtgtgaaaacaaaaacatttgaattaatAGTTGAAG GTGCTCCAGTGATCAAGGATCTGTTCAAGAAGCGTGCTGATGGATCATCGAACAAGGTCTTGAGTTGTGAGGCCGAAGGCTCTCCAAAACCCACTGTACAGTGGAGCATCAATAGCACAAAT GTCCATGAGACTGACTATGTAGATGGCCGAATCACATACAGCATCACACTTATTCCTAAGGTTAATCTGACTGTGTCCTGCACCGTCTCTAATGCCTTGGGTTATGCTGTTAGCAGCATAAATATATCCACAC TTGCTGATGATGTGACAATGGACAAACAAG ATCAGACAGATGAATATGGTGATCAGACTACAATGGTTGTTGGCATTATTATTGGTGTGTTGCTGGCCCTTCTTGCAATAGCACTGGCCTACTGGCtatatttgaaaaaatacaG GCAAGGCACATGGAAAACTGGTGAAAAGGAGGATGGGTCAGCAGAGGAGAGCAAGAAGCTTGAAGAAAATCAAAGCCAAAAAGCAGATGTGTAA
- the dyrk1ab gene encoding dual-specificity tyrosine-(Y)-phosphorylation regulated kinase 1A, b isoform X1, whose translation MAAPMPHSHQQYSDCHQQSTDQSVTVLPYSEQAQALTASQRHMPQCFRDPTLAPLRKLSIDLIKTYKHINEVYYAKKKRRHQQGQGEDSSHKKERKVFNDGYDDENYDYIVKNGEKWMDRYEIDSLIGKGSFGQVVKAYDRAEQEWVAIKIIKNKKAFLNQAQIEVRLLELMNKHDTEMKYYIVHLKRHFKFRNHLCLVFEMLSYNLYDLLRNTNFRGVSLNLTRKFAQQLCTALLFLATPELSIIHCDLKPENILLCNPKRSAIKIVDFGSSCQLGQRIYQYIQSRFYRSPEVLLGMPYDLAIDMWSLGCILVEMHTGEPLFSGANEVDQMNKIVEVLGIPPSHIMDLAPKARKFFEKLSDGTWSVKKTKDGKRYKPPASRKIHAILGVECGGPGGRRAGESGHAVADYLKFKDLILRMLDYDPKTRIQPYYALQHSFFKKTADEGTNTSSSVSTSPALEQSQSSGTTSSTSSSSGGSSGTSTSGRARSDPTHHHRHSGGHFGTVMPPIDCDNLCPQQTRQPYHPPVVWPGIVGPDPVTVETHPVQETTFHVPPQHPKALHPHHHHHHGQVIATRPRPRLYNSPTNSASTQDSMEVVHGHLSMTSLSSSASSSSTSSSSTGNHGNQAYQLRQLPANSLDFRQIGSMGLGAFSNPRQETGMAGHPTYPVATNTGTGHFITEGHLGMRQGIDREDSPMTGVCVQQSSMASS comes from the exons ATGGCTGCTCCCATGCCTCATTCACACCAGCAGTACAGTGACTGTCACCAACAGAGTACAGACCAGTCTGTCACTGTACTGCCATACAGTGAACAGGCACAAGCACTCACTGCCAGCCAG AGGCACATGCCCCAGTGCTTTCGTGACCCTACTTTAGCTCCTCTGAGGAAGCTCTCCATAGACCTGATCAAAACCTACAAACACATCAATGAG GTGTATTATGCAAAAAAGAAACGACGGCATCAACAGGGTCAAGGTGAGGACTCAAGCCACAAGAAGGAAAGAAAAGTATTCAATGATGGCTATGATGATGAGAACTACGACTACATTGTCAAAAATGGGGAGAAATGGATGGACCGCTATGAAATTGACTCTTTAATTGGAAAAGGGTCATTTGGACAG GTTGTAAAAGCCTACGACCGTGCTGAGCAAGAGTGGGTAGCAATTAAGATTATCAAGAACAAAAAGGCCTTTCTCAATCAAGCTCAGATTGAAGTACGGCTTCTCGAGCTTATGAACAAACATGACACTGAGATGAAATACTATATAG TACACTTGAAACGGCACTTCAAGTTCCGGAATCATCTTTGCTTAGTATTTGAAATGTTGTCATACAACCTGTATGACTTGTTAAGAAACACGAACTTCAGAGGTGTCTCTTTGAATCTGACACGAAAGTTTGCCCAGCAGTTGTGTACAGCACTGCTATTTCTTGCCACACCTGAGCTCAGCATCATCCACTGTGATCTAAAGCCAGAGAACATCCTGCTATGTAACCCCAAGAGAAGTGCCATCAAAATAGTGGACTTCGGGAGCTCCTGCCAACTGGGACAAAGG ATATATCAGTACATCCAGAGTCGATTCTACCGCTCCCCTGAAGTTTTATTGGGAATGCCATATGATCTGGCCATAGACATGTGGTCACTAGGATGTATCCTGGTGGAAATGCATACAGGGGAGCCTCTGTTTAGTGGAGCCAATGAG GTGGACCAAATGAACAAAATTGTTGAAGTACTTGGGATCCCTCCTAGTCACATTATGGACCTAGCACCAAAAGCCAGGAAATTTTTTGAGAAGTTGTCAGATGGGACATGGAGTGTTAAGAAGACCAAAGATGGGAAAAGG TACAAACCTCCAGCATCTCGAAAAATCCATGCCATCTTGGGAGTGGAATGTGGTGGACCAGGCGGTCGCCGGGCTGGAGAATCTGGCCACGCAGTAGCTGACTACTTGAAGTTCAAGGACCTCATCCTCAGAATGCTGGACTATGACCCCAAGACGCGAATTCAGCCCTACTATGCTCTCCAGCACAGTTTCTTCAAGAAAACGGCAGATGAGGGAACCAATACGAGTAGTAGTGTGTCGACAAGTCCTGCACTTGAGCAGTCACAGTCATCAGGGACCACTTCTAGTACATCCTCAAGCTCAG GAGGATCATCTGGAACAAGCACCAGTGGGAGAGCAAGATCTGATCCAACTCACCACCATCGGCATAGTGGTGGGCATTTCGGTACAGTCATGCCCCCCATAGACTGTGACAACCTTTGCCCTCAG CAGACAAGACAGCCTTACCATCCACCAGTAGTATGGCCTGGAATTGTAGGACCAGATCCTGTCACTGTAGAGACTCATCCAGTCCAGGAAACCACTTTTCACGTGCCTCCCCAGCATCCCAAGGCATTGCACCcccatcaccatcatcatcacGGACAGGTCATAGCAACTCGACCACGACCGCGACTCTACAACTCGCCCACCAACAGCGCCTCCACTCAAGACTCCATGGAGGTGGTGCACGGCCATCTGTCTATGACATCCCTGTCTTCCTCGGCATCCTCTTCCTCCACATCTTCCTCTTCCACAGGAAACCACGGCAACCAGGCTTACCAGCTTCGCCAGCTTCCTGCCAATTCCCTGGACTTTAGACAAATTGGGAGTATGGGTTTGGGTGCCTTCTCAAATCCTCGCCAAGAGACTGGTATGGCTGGACATCCTACGTACCCCGTTGCCACAAACACAGGAACTGGTCACTTTATAACAGAGGGACACCTAGGCATGAGACAAGGGATTGATAGGGAAGATTCACCGATGACTGGAGTCTGTGTTCAGCAGAGCTCAATGGCCAGCTCGTGA